One Flagellimonas sp. CMM7 genomic region harbors:
- a CDS encoding ribonucleoside-diphosphate reductase subunit alpha: MYVVKRDGRKELIMFDKITARVRKLCYGLNGLVDPLKVAMRVIEGLYDGVTTSELDNLAAEIAATMTTTHPDYAKLAARISVSNLHKNTKKSFSETMKDLYEYVNPRTGKKAPLLSDEVYAVISENSEKLDSTIIYNRDFGYDYFGFKTLERSYLLKLNGKIAERPQHMLMRVSIGIHLNDLDAAIETYELMSKKYFTHATPTLFNSGTPKPQMSSCFLLAMKDDSIDGIYDTLKQTAKISQSAGGIGLSIHNVRATGSYIAGTNGTSNGIVPMLQVFNDTARYVDQGGGKRKGSFAIYMEPWHADIYEFLDLKKNHGKEEMRARDLFYAMWISDLFMKRVEANEEWTLMCPNECPGLFTNHSEEFEKLYLQYEAEGKGRKTVKARDLWEKILESQIETGTPYMLYKDAANRKSNQKNLGTIRSSNLCTEILEYTSPDEVAVCNLASIALPMFIKNGEFDHKELFKVTKRVTKNLNKVIDRNYYPVKEAENSNMRHRPIGLGVQGLADAFIMLRLPFTSDEAKKLNQEIFETLYFAAVTASMEQAKEEGPYSSYKGSPIEQGEFQHNLWGVKDEELSGRWDWAKLRKEVKKNGVRNSLLVAPMPTASTSQILGNNECFEPYTSNIYTRRVLSGEFIVVNKHLLEDLVSLGLWNENMKQELMRANGSIQHIETIPQDIRELYKTVWELSMKDIIDMSRQRGYFIDQSQSLNLFMENANYSKLTSMHFYAWKSGLKTGMYYLRTKAAVDAIKFTLDNTKKKEVPVSVAAEAEVIAATPGGAEALKVETTSASQQEVDIQPMTAEEMKEMIARAKEGQADDDCLMCGS; this comes from the coding sequence ATGTATGTAGTAAAAAGAGATGGAAGAAAAGAGCTGATCATGTTCGATAAGATCACGGCCAGAGTAAGAAAATTGTGTTATGGCCTTAACGGGCTGGTAGATCCACTAAAAGTTGCTATGCGTGTCATAGAGGGGCTTTATGATGGTGTAACTACATCTGAACTGGACAATTTAGCAGCAGAGATTGCTGCAACCATGACTACTACGCATCCAGATTATGCAAAGCTGGCAGCTCGTATTTCAGTTTCCAACCTGCATAAGAACACCAAAAAATCCTTCTCAGAAACCATGAAGGATTTGTATGAATACGTAAACCCCAGAACCGGTAAAAAAGCACCGCTTCTATCGGATGAGGTTTATGCAGTGATTTCTGAGAACTCGGAAAAATTGGATTCGACAATTATTTATAACCGTGATTTTGGCTACGATTACTTCGGTTTTAAAACATTGGAACGTTCATATTTGTTAAAGCTGAACGGGAAAATAGCAGAGCGCCCGCAACATATGCTGATGCGTGTTTCTATAGGTATTCATTTAAACGATTTGGATGCTGCAATAGAAACGTATGAGTTGATGTCGAAGAAATACTTCACTCATGCTACGCCTACCTTATTCAATTCAGGGACACCTAAACCACAAATGTCTTCTTGCTTTCTTTTAGCAATGAAAGATGACAGTATAGATGGTATTTATGATACCTTGAAGCAAACGGCTAAAATTTCGCAATCTGCTGGCGGTATAGGACTATCTATCCACAATGTACGAGCTACGGGATCTTATATCGCTGGTACTAATGGCACTTCTAACGGAATTGTACCGATGCTTCAAGTTTTTAATGATACTGCCAGATATGTGGATCAAGGTGGAGGAAAACGTAAAGGAAGTTTTGCAATCTATATGGAGCCGTGGCATGCAGATATCTACGAGTTTCTTGACTTGAAAAAGAATCATGGAAAAGAAGAAATGCGTGCACGGGATTTATTTTATGCCATGTGGATTTCTGACCTTTTCATGAAAAGGGTAGAAGCGAATGAAGAATGGACATTAATGTGTCCCAACGAATGCCCAGGACTTTTTACAAATCACAGTGAAGAGTTTGAGAAACTGTATTTGCAATACGAAGCTGAAGGCAAAGGACGTAAAACGGTAAAAGCTCGAGATCTTTGGGAGAAAATATTAGAATCTCAGATTGAAACAGGCACACCATATATGTTGTACAAGGATGCTGCCAACCGTAAGAGCAATCAGAAGAATTTAGGAACCATTCGTTCTTCAAATCTATGTACAGAGATTTTAGAGTATACCTCTCCAGATGAAGTAGCAGTATGTAACCTGGCCTCTATAGCTTTACCAATGTTTATAAAAAATGGGGAGTTTGACCACAAAGAATTGTTCAAGGTTACAAAAAGAGTTACCAAGAATCTCAACAAGGTAATAGACAGAAACTACTACCCAGTTAAAGAAGCTGAAAATTCCAATATGCGCCATAGACCTATTGGTCTTGGAGTACAGGGCTTGGCGGACGCGTTTATCATGTTGCGCTTGCCATTCACCAGTGATGAAGCTAAGAAATTGAATCAAGAGATATTTGAGACCCTATACTTTGCAGCCGTTACCGCTTCTATGGAACAAGCGAAAGAGGAAGGGCCGTACTCATCATATAAAGGCTCTCCCATTGAACAAGGAGAGTTTCAACACAATCTTTGGGGCGTTAAAGACGAAGAACTTTCTGGACGTTGGGATTGGGCCAAATTGAGAAAAGAAGTGAAGAAAAACGGCGTTCGTAACTCTTTATTGGTGGCACCAATGCCAACAGCATCTACTTCTCAAATACTTGGGAATAATGAATGTTTTGAACCATATACGTCCAACATTTATACTCGAAGAGTACTTTCAGGGGAGTTTATCGTTGTAAACAAGCATCTGTTGGAAGATTTAGTAAGCTTGGGTCTTTGGAACGAAAACATGAAGCAAGAATTGATGCGTGCTAACGGGTCTATTCAACATATAGAAACCATCCCACAAGACATTAGAGAACTGTACAAGACAGTTTGGGAGCTTAGCATGAAGGATATTATTGATATGAGCAGACAACGTGGCTATTTTATTGATCAAAGTCAGTCTTTGAACCTGTTCATGGAAAATGCTAATTACTCTAAGCTGACTTCTATGCACTTCTATGCATGGAAAAGTGGACTTAAAACAGGAATGTACTACCTAAGAACCAAGGCGGCCGTAGACGCAATTAAATTCACCTTGGACAATACCAAAAAGAAGGAAGTTCCTGTTAGTGTGGCTGCAGAAGCAGAAGTTATAGCAGCAACGCCAGGAGGGGCAGAAGCACTTAAGGTAGAAACTACATCGGCAAGCCAACAAGAAGTGGATATTCAACCGATGACCGCTGAAGAAATGAAAGAGATGATTGCACGGGCCAAAGAGGGCCAAGCAGACGATGACTGCTTAATGTGTGGATCATAG
- a CDS encoding LytTR family DNA-binding domain-containing protein, whose protein sequence is MLEAVIVDDEVKALQSLSWELTNLSDEVDIIASFTDAHEALDYLERNTPDCLFLDIEMPAMDGFQFIKNLKNKDFPVVITTAYNQYALQALKNEAIDYLLKPIDTDDLQVTISKIKKYNTKNLTIDKLEKILLNFNAESHSKKITINTDGKLLFLNSDDILYAESDGNYSTIFLSDGQKILLTKKLKEVNNLLPDNSFFRIHNSYIINLNKIKEFLKTDGYVVLESNHKIPVSRQKKSDFLDML, encoded by the coding sequence ATGTTAGAAGCAGTTATTGTAGATGATGAGGTAAAGGCTTTACAAAGCTTAAGTTGGGAATTGACCAACCTGAGCGATGAAGTTGACATAATTGCGTCTTTCACAGATGCACATGAAGCCTTGGACTATCTTGAGCGAAATACACCAGATTGTCTCTTTTTAGACATTGAAATGCCGGCAATGGATGGTTTTCAGTTTATTAAGAATTTGAAAAACAAAGATTTTCCTGTTGTTATTACCACGGCTTATAATCAATATGCGCTTCAGGCTTTAAAGAATGAGGCCATTGACTATTTGTTAAAACCCATTGATACTGATGACCTTCAGGTAACCATTTCTAAAATAAAAAAGTACAACACCAAAAATTTGACCATAGACAAGTTGGAGAAAATTTTGTTGAACTTTAATGCGGAATCCCATAGTAAAAAGATAACAATAAACACCGATGGAAAGTTATTGTTCTTGAATAGTGATGATATACTTTATGCGGAATCCGATGGAAACTACAGTACTATATTTCTAAGCGATGGTCAAAAAATCCTATTAACAAAAAAGCTCAAGGAGGTAAATAATTTATTACCGGATAATAGCTTTTTTAGAATACACAATTCATATATTATCAATTTAAACAAGATAAAAGAGTTTCTAAAAACAGATGGCTATGTGGTTTTGGAATCCAACCATAAAATTCCTGTCTCTAGACAAAAAAAATCTGATTTTTTGGATATGCTATAA
- a CDS encoding gluconate 2-dehydrogenase subunit 3 family protein — MKRRVALKNMGLAFGYTVAAPTLLGIVQSCNSKKVLDWTPEFFSKDEGTVLHTLVDILLPKTDTPSATEVNVHMFLDKFANEVLPKEHQDFLKMGMSKFTDKVLASAQKESLADLDEEDLEPVFATYLKKRTDEVEETHGKALEAYFMAVEENGSAQLDDEISCFSFANSLRDLSIWSYKTSEYVGEEVLAYLPVPGEYIGCEDEQTLTQGKAWSL, encoded by the coding sequence ATGAAAAGAAGAGTTGCACTTAAAAATATGGGGTTGGCCTTTGGGTATACCGTTGCTGCTCCAACCCTTTTGGGAATAGTACAAAGCTGTAATAGCAAGAAAGTATTAGATTGGACTCCTGAATTCTTTTCTAAAGATGAAGGAACCGTTTTACATACACTTGTAGATATCTTATTGCCAAAAACCGACACGCCTTCTGCTACAGAAGTAAATGTGCATATGTTCTTAGATAAATTTGCAAATGAAGTTCTTCCAAAGGAGCATCAAGATTTTTTAAAAATGGGCATGAGCAAGTTTACAGACAAAGTTTTGGCTTCAGCACAGAAAGAGTCTCTTGCAGACTTGGATGAGGAGGATTTAGAGCCTGTTTTTGCCACATATCTTAAGAAAAGAACGGATGAGGTTGAAGAAACCCATGGAAAAGCCTTAGAAGCTTACTTTATGGCTGTTGAAGAAAATGGCAGTGCTCAACTAGACGATGAAATCTCATGTTTCAGTTTTGCTAACTCGCTACGTGATCTTTCAATCTGGTCTTATAAGACCTCCGAATATGTAGGTGAAGAAGTTTTAGCTTATCTCCCTGTTCCAGGTGAATATATAGGTTGTGAAGATGAACAAACATTGACCCAAGGTAAGGCTTGGTCATTATAA
- a CDS encoding ribonucleotide-diphosphate reductase subunit beta, with protein MSTAIEPILEENEDRFVIFPIKHDDLWEWYKKCEACFWTAEEIDLHEDLTDWNNKLNDDERYFIKHILAFFAASDGIVNENLAENFVSEVQYAEAKFFYGFQIMMENIHSETYSLLIDTYVKDEKEKNVLFKAIENFPAIKKKADWALNWIESPSFAERLIAFAAVEGIFFSGAFCSIFWLKKRGLMPGLTFSNELISRDEGMHCDYAVHLHNKHLINKVPKERITAILTDALNIEREFITESLPASLIGMNSKLMTQYLEFVTDRLLVELECEKVYNATNPFDFMDMISLQGKTNFFEKRVSEYQKAGVLNKEKDEDSQKISFDADF; from the coding sequence ATGTCAACAGCCATTGAGCCCATATTAGAAGAAAATGAAGATAGATTTGTAATTTTTCCAATTAAGCATGATGACCTTTGGGAATGGTACAAAAAATGCGAGGCTTGTTTTTGGACTGCCGAAGAAATAGATCTTCATGAAGATTTGACGGATTGGAACAATAAATTGAATGATGATGAACGTTATTTTATAAAGCACATCCTTGCTTTTTTTGCTGCATCTGATGGTATTGTGAACGAGAATTTGGCAGAGAATTTTGTAAGTGAAGTTCAATACGCGGAAGCAAAGTTTTTCTACGGATTTCAGATTATGATGGAGAACATTCATTCAGAAACGTATTCTTTGCTGATTGATACGTATGTGAAAGATGAAAAGGAGAAAAATGTGCTGTTCAAGGCCATTGAGAACTTTCCTGCAATTAAAAAGAAGGCGGATTGGGCATTAAATTGGATTGAGTCTCCCAGTTTTGCAGAAAGATTGATCGCCTTTGCAGCGGTTGAGGGAATTTTCTTTTCTGGCGCTTTCTGCTCTATTTTTTGGTTAAAGAAGAGGGGCTTAATGCCTGGACTTACATTCTCTAACGAGTTAATATCTAGGGATGAGGGCATGCACTGTGACTATGCGGTTCATTTACACAACAAACACCTGATCAATAAAGTTCCTAAAGAGCGGATTACTGCAATTTTAACAGATGCTCTTAACATAGAAAGGGAATTTATTACCGAGTCACTTCCGGCAAGTCTTATTGGAATGAACTCTAAATTGATGACACAATACTTGGAGTTTGTAACCGATAGATTATTGGTAGAATTAGAATGCGAAAAAGTATACAACGCTACCAACCCATTTGATTTCATGGATATGATTTCACTTCAGGGCAAGACCAATTTCTTTGAAAAGCGCGTGTCTGAATATCAAAAGGCAGGTGTTCTTAATAAAGAAAAAGATGAAGATTCACAAAAAATCAGTTTCGACGCTGATTTTTAG
- a CDS encoding GMC oxidoreductase — MSKFYYNEEQESYDAIVVGTGISGGWAAKELCENGLKTLVLERGRMVNHITDYPTANLDPWDFPNNGELSPEKIARQEKQNRTGYTVKAPHNFWFVDDIDHPYNETKRFDWMRGYHVGGRSLLWGRHSYRWSEIDFEANKKEGVAVDWPVRYKDIAPWYDKVESYIGVSGELLNLPQLPDGKFEPMMELNCVEQHVRESVSDHFDGRVITAGRVAHINSDKKFDGLNRSSCKFRNRCIRGCPFGAYFSSNSSTLPAAERTGNMTLRPDSIVHEVIYDADTKKATGVKVIDRVTKEVFEFKAKVIFLCASAVASTSILMQSKSDRFPNGMGNDSGELGHNIMDHHFKAGARGKMDGFDDKYYKGRKPNGIYVPRFRNLGGNSNMKDFTRGYGYQGGAGRGDYEAAIAEVSHGKELKDAILKPGGWNMNMLGFGEILPYHENKMTLDYDKKDQWGLPTVTFDAEIKENELNMRKDMQEQAAAMLEKSGVRDIETYDETYALGLGIHEMGTARMGRDPKTSVLNGNNQVHAVKNVYVTDGAFMTSASCVNPSLTYMAFTARAASHAAQELKKGNI, encoded by the coding sequence ATGAGTAAATTTTATTACAACGAAGAGCAGGAATCATACGATGCCATTGTAGTGGGAACGGGCATTAGTGGTGGTTGGGCTGCTAAGGAACTATGCGAAAATGGACTAAAAACACTGGTTTTGGAACGAGGTCGTATGGTTAATCATATTACTGATTACCCCACAGCAAATCTAGACCCTTGGGATTTTCCAAACAATGGGGAATTGTCTCCAGAGAAGATTGCCAGACAGGAGAAACAAAATAGAACAGGTTACACTGTAAAAGCTCCTCATAATTTTTGGTTTGTAGATGATATAGATCATCCCTATAATGAAACCAAGCGTTTTGATTGGATGAGAGGATATCATGTAGGTGGACGTTCATTATTGTGGGGACGTCATAGTTACCGTTGGAGTGAAATTGATTTTGAGGCCAATAAAAAAGAAGGCGTTGCCGTTGATTGGCCAGTACGCTACAAAGACATTGCTCCTTGGTATGATAAGGTTGAAAGTTATATAGGGGTTTCAGGAGAGTTATTGAATTTACCTCAGTTACCTGATGGGAAATTTGAACCCATGATGGAGCTCAATTGTGTGGAACAGCATGTGCGTGAAAGCGTTTCTGATCATTTTGACGGACGTGTTATTACAGCGGGTAGAGTTGCCCATATTAACAGTGATAAAAAGTTTGATGGTTTAAACCGGAGTTCTTGTAAATTTAGAAACAGATGTATTAGAGGTTGTCCTTTTGGCGCATATTTTAGCAGTAATTCTTCTACATTGCCGGCTGCTGAACGAACAGGTAATATGACTTTGCGTCCAGACTCCATAGTGCATGAAGTCATCTATGATGCAGATACAAAAAAGGCTACAGGGGTAAAAGTCATAGACCGTGTCACCAAAGAGGTTTTTGAATTTAAGGCCAAGGTAATTTTCCTTTGCGCTTCTGCTGTTGCATCCACTTCAATTTTAATGCAATCCAAGTCCGATAGATTCCCTAACGGAATGGGTAACGATTCAGGGGAATTGGGTCATAATATTATGGACCATCATTTTAAGGCTGGTGCTAGAGGTAAAATGGATGGTTTTGATGATAAGTACTATAAAGGAAGAAAGCCTAACGGAATTTATGTTCCACGTTTCAGAAACTTGGGAGGTAATAGCAATATGAAAGACTTTACCAGAGGCTACGGGTATCAAGGCGGAGCAGGAAGAGGTGATTACGAGGCTGCCATAGCCGAAGTTTCTCATGGAAAAGAGCTTAAAGATGCTATACTTAAACCTGGAGGCTGGAATATGAACATGTTAGGTTTTGGAGAAATCTTACCTTATCATGAAAATAAAATGACCCTAGACTACGACAAGAAAGATCAATGGGGTCTGCCTACGGTGACTTTTGATGCCGAGATAAAAGAAAATGAACTTAACATGCGCAAGGATATGCAGGAACAGGCGGCAGCAATGCTTGAAAAGTCTGGAGTACGTGATATTGAAACCTATGATGAAACGTATGCGTTAGGCTTGGGAATACATGAAATGGGAACTGCCAGAATGGGTAGAGATCCTAAAACTTCTGTATTAAACGGAAACAATCAAGTACATGCGGTTAAAAACGTTTATGTTACGGATGGGGCTTTTATGACATCTGCAAGTTGCGTAAATCCCTCATTGACCTATATGGCTTTTACTGCAAGAGCTGCTAGCCATGCGGCCCAAGAACTTAAAAAAGGAAACATATAA